Proteins from a genomic interval of Salinivibrio kushneri:
- the rpoZ gene encoding DNA-directed RNA polymerase subunit omega has translation MARVTVQDAVEKIGNRFDLVLVAARRARQMQTGGKDALVAEENDKYTVISLREVEEGLINKEVLDARERQEKQEQEAAEMAAVSTISGQR, from the coding sequence ATGGCACGCGTAACTGTTCAAGACGCCGTTGAAAAAATTGGTAACCGCTTCGATCTCGTTCTGGTTGCGGCTCGCCGCGCCCGTCAAATGCAAACGGGCGGCAAAGATGCCCTCGTCGCAGAAGAAAACGACAAGTACACAGTGATCTCTTTGCGTGAAGTTGAAGAAGGACTGATCAACAAAGAAGTCCTCGACGCACGTGAGCGTCAGGAGAAGCAAGAGCAAGAAGCCGCTGAAATGGCCGCGGTAAGCACCATTTCTGGTCAACGTTAA
- a CDS encoding DUF4880 domain-containing protein: MMSSLSPHVVEQAAQWMARMWADDVSEQDKQALSQWRRAHPHHEKAWQALEGVQSQLQDVSGHHSVLLRQSGLSRRRFLVLGGIGIGAGCLLAWRSNAQRYEQGVALASRVGELKQFTLPDQSRIALNTDSRVWVDYQGGKKQIFLERGEVMLEAASPLSVLTAHGQVWVEDQGQLAVRQFTRFSAIQLLSTNASIQPYQGQLRHIPAGHSVQCTANKVQHLAPLETHAVSWLEQKLVAERMPLSALVEEFSRYFSGWLRLDAQLNDLTVTGVFSTRNIQQTLANLETILPIALRFRTALWVQIIPAQ, translated from the coding sequence ATGATGTCGTCTTTATCACCTCATGTGGTTGAGCAAGCGGCACAATGGATGGCCCGTATGTGGGCGGACGATGTGTCTGAGCAGGATAAACAAGCGCTATCACAGTGGCGACGTGCTCACCCTCATCATGAAAAGGCATGGCAAGCGCTGGAAGGTGTGCAATCCCAGCTTCAGGATGTCTCGGGACATCATTCGGTCTTATTGCGACAAAGTGGCTTGTCGCGCCGGCGGTTTTTGGTGCTCGGTGGCATTGGTATTGGCGCAGGGTGCTTATTGGCATGGCGCTCCAATGCGCAGCGTTACGAACAGGGCGTTGCCTTGGCAAGCCGAGTCGGGGAACTTAAGCAGTTCACCTTGCCGGATCAGAGTCGTATCGCGTTAAACACAGATTCGCGGGTGTGGGTCGATTATCAAGGCGGGAAAAAACAGATTTTCCTTGAGCGCGGTGAAGTGATGCTCGAGGCGGCATCGCCTTTATCGGTTCTCACCGCCCACGGTCAGGTGTGGGTTGAGGATCAAGGCCAACTTGCTGTGCGCCAGTTTACGCGTTTCAGTGCTATACAATTGTTATCGACCAACGCGAGTATTCAGCCGTATCAGGGTCAACTGCGTCACATTCCCGCCGGGCATTCGGTGCAATGCACAGCCAATAAGGTGCAGCATCTTGCACCTTTAGAAACTCACGCGGTGAGTTGGTTGGAGCAAAAACTTGTGGCTGAACGCATGCCGCTTTCGGCGCTGGTTGAAGAGTTCTCACGGTATTTCTCAGGCTGGTTGCGCTTAGATGCACAACTGAATGATCTAACCGTGACGGGGGTATTTTCCACCCGTAATATCCAGCAAACGCTGGCGAATTTAGAAACCATTCTGCCTATTGCCCTGCGCTTTCGTACTGCGCTCTGGGTGCAAATTATTCCAGCCCAATAA
- the spoT gene encoding bifunctional GTP diphosphokinase/guanosine-3',5'-bis pyrophosphate 3'-pyrophosphohydrolase: MYLFDSLKEVASQYLPESQLEALRQAYLVARDAHDGQTRSTGEPYIIHPIAVARILAEMRLDCETLMAALLHDVIEDTEVTKDDLQQRFGDVVADLVDGVSKLDKLKFRDRKEAQAENFRKMVMAMAHDIRVILIKLSDRTHNMRTLGALRPDKKRRIARETLEIFAPLAHRLGIHNIKVELEELGFEALYPNRYRVLKKVIAQARGNRKEMIQKIHAEIEGRLEDAGIKARVLGREKNLYSIYNKMKNKEQRFHTIMDLYAFRVIVGDLDTCYRVLGQMHNLYKPRPGRLKDYIAVPKANGYQSLHTSMIGPHGVPVEVQIRTEDMDQMADKGVAAHWAYKSGTDRPSGTTAQKRAQRWMQNIIELQQSAGSSFEFIESVKSDLFPDELYVFTPKGRIVELPVDATAVDFAYAVHTDVGNTCVGARVNRQPYPLSQPLKNGQTVEIITAPGARPNAAWLNYVVTARARTKIRQVLKTMRREESVTLGRRLLNHALGEKNLADINPERVDAVLSDLKLKTSDDLLASIGLGELMSVVIARRLLDQDPAAPTEGKMPIRGADGILVTYANCCRPIPGDPIIAHVSPGKGLVIHRETCANIRGHRQEPDKYMPVEWADDFEQEFSTRVRVDMQNHQGALADLTNTIAATGSNIQGLTTEERDGRLYTIFVRLTTKDRVHLANIMRRLRVMPNVVKVSRQKN; encoded by the coding sequence TTGTATCTATTTGATAGCCTGAAAGAAGTTGCTAGCCAGTATTTGCCGGAGTCACAGCTTGAAGCGCTTCGGCAAGCTTACCTAGTAGCCAGGGATGCCCACGACGGGCAAACTCGCTCAACCGGCGAACCTTATATTATTCACCCCATCGCGGTGGCACGGATCTTGGCAGAAATGCGCTTGGACTGTGAAACCTTGATGGCGGCATTGCTGCATGATGTGATTGAGGACACTGAGGTGACCAAAGATGATCTGCAGCAACGCTTTGGTGATGTGGTAGCCGACTTGGTGGACGGGGTGTCTAAGCTCGATAAGCTTAAATTCCGCGATCGCAAAGAGGCCCAGGCCGAGAACTTCCGCAAAATGGTCATGGCGATGGCCCATGACATTCGCGTAATCCTGATAAAACTGAGTGACCGCACCCACAATATGCGTACTTTGGGTGCGCTACGCCCAGATAAAAAACGCCGTATCGCCCGTGAAACGCTAGAAATCTTCGCGCCCCTCGCCCATCGTCTGGGTATCCATAATATAAAAGTCGAGCTTGAAGAGCTCGGCTTTGAGGCCTTGTACCCCAATCGCTACCGCGTGCTTAAAAAGGTGATCGCGCAAGCGCGGGGCAACCGCAAAGAGATGATCCAAAAAATCCATGCGGAAATTGAAGGCCGCTTGGAAGATGCAGGGATTAAAGCCCGTGTGTTGGGCCGAGAGAAAAACCTCTACTCCATCTATAACAAGATGAAGAACAAAGAGCAGCGTTTCCATACCATCATGGATTTATACGCGTTTCGGGTGATTGTGGGTGATCTCGATACCTGCTACCGCGTGCTGGGGCAAATGCATAACTTGTATAAGCCACGCCCAGGCCGGCTCAAAGACTATATCGCGGTGCCCAAAGCCAACGGGTATCAATCACTGCACACCTCTATGATTGGCCCACATGGTGTCCCGGTGGAAGTACAAATTCGTACCGAAGACATGGATCAAATGGCGGATAAAGGGGTGGCCGCACACTGGGCGTACAAAAGTGGCACCGACAGACCCTCTGGCACCACCGCGCAAAAACGGGCGCAGCGTTGGATGCAGAACATTATCGAGCTGCAGCAAAGCGCCGGCAGCTCGTTCGAATTTATCGAGAGCGTCAAATCCGATCTCTTCCCCGACGAGCTGTACGTCTTTACCCCCAAAGGGCGGATTGTCGAGCTGCCTGTCGATGCCACCGCGGTCGACTTTGCCTATGCCGTCCACACCGATGTCGGCAACACCTGTGTTGGGGCAAGGGTTAATCGTCAGCCTTACCCGCTGAGCCAGCCGCTCAAAAATGGTCAAACGGTTGAGATTATCACCGCACCAGGCGCGCGTCCTAATGCCGCTTGGCTTAACTATGTGGTCACCGCGCGGGCACGGACGAAAATCCGCCAGGTGCTAAAAACCATGCGCCGAGAAGAGTCGGTCACCCTAGGGCGTCGCCTGCTCAATCACGCGCTCGGAGAGAAAAACCTAGCGGATATTAATCCTGAACGCGTTGACGCTGTACTGAGCGACTTGAAGCTAAAAACCAGCGACGACTTACTGGCATCGATTGGTCTTGGCGAACTCATGAGCGTGGTGATCGCTCGTCGCTTGCTAGATCAAGATCCGGCCGCCCCTACCGAGGGCAAAATGCCGATTCGTGGTGCGGATGGTATCTTGGTGACTTATGCCAATTGCTGTCGCCCTATCCCAGGTGACCCCATCATTGCGCATGTCAGCCCAGGTAAAGGCTTGGTTATCCACCGTGAAACCTGTGCTAACATCCGCGGCCACCGCCAAGAGCCGGATAAATATATGCCGGTCGAGTGGGCGGACGATTTTGAACAAGAGTTCAGCACCCGGGTACGCGTGGATATGCAAAACCACCAGGGAGCATTGGCCGACCTCACCAATACCATCGCCGCAACCGGATCCAATATCCAAGGGTTAACCACCGAAGAGCGCGATGGTCGCCTATACACTATCTTTGTTCGCTTAACGACCAAAGACAGAGTGCATTTGGCCAACATTATGCGTCGCCTTCGCGTCATGCCTAATGTGGTGAAAGTGAGCCGCCAGAAAAACTGA
- the gmk gene encoding guanylate kinase — protein MSQGTLYIVSAPSGAGKSSLISALLNDNPRYDMKVSVSHTTRAMRPGEENGVHYHFVSEEEFQSLIAQEAFLEHAQVFGNYYGTSRVWIEKMLNNGVDIFLDIDWQGAEQIRQQMPNSKSIFILPPSREELERRLTTRGQDSEEVIAQRMQEARTEISHYADYDYLIINDDFDVALMDIKAIIRAERMAQAKQASKYHTMIDELLAD, from the coding sequence ATGAGCCAAGGTACGCTTTACATTGTTTCCGCCCCAAGTGGTGCGGGCAAATCTAGTCTGATTTCAGCGCTGCTGAATGATAACCCTCGCTATGACATGAAAGTGTCTGTGTCTCACACGACGCGCGCTATGCGTCCTGGTGAAGAAAACGGTGTGCATTATCATTTTGTCTCCGAGGAAGAATTTCAGTCACTGATTGCACAGGAAGCGTTCTTAGAGCACGCGCAAGTGTTTGGCAATTATTACGGCACCTCGCGCGTATGGATTGAAAAAATGCTTAATAATGGTGTCGATATTTTTCTCGATATCGATTGGCAAGGCGCTGAGCAAATTCGTCAGCAAATGCCGAACAGCAAGAGTATTTTCATTTTGCCACCCAGCCGTGAAGAGTTAGAACGACGCCTCACGACACGTGGCCAAGACAGTGAGGAAGTGATTGCGCAACGCATGCAGGAAGCACGCACCGAGATCTCTCACTATGCTGATTATGATTACCTGATTATTAATGATGACTTTGATGTCGCATTGATGGATATTAAGGCCATCATCCGTGCCGAGCGGATGGCACAAGCCAAACAAGCCAGCAAGTATCATACAATGATCGACGAACTGTTGGCTGACTAA
- a CDS encoding TonB-dependent receptor, producing MKLQSSILCLSLTLGVPFYSPVYAQTDTVNTYQIPAGELDAVLKAFALASGIEFHLDARLSEGFYSAGLDGQFTPEQGLNTLLTSTGLTAHRQADGSYQITDSTESLTLDTLDVSFSEGDISRDEAGKYAVYDDNRSTVYAGKKEVERYKGKDAADLLKGMPNVYSGDARNGGGIDPNIRGVQGPGRVPVLIDGTEQGLTVWRGYRGVSNRSYIDPNLIGGVQVIKGPNTVANVKTSTGGAVVVNTLSAQDILLPGKDFGGEFLIEGSNNAVAPTLGTLYTGQDYREVDGFPSTPQYPYADPSLWQPMSHNKNNNPFSGDDYAYRLALAKRGESMEWLAAYAYRYKGNYYGGKHDSGFYKSGDSKEAYMTKIDPETLALRHLPGAEIPNTSSETESVLLKSTFLFEGAQQLSLGARYTDAEYGEIMASRSGDLVDGNKMAQWPLSRVRAQAYNLDYHWSPKDPWIDLTAKLWTTYTVSDTNTRGGFPNYANNHDLLPGYSTLLRNTAASNAKDSRIGLNISNTMAFSDTLSMTAAGRYQYREQRSDDTYDANKADGWVHFPQEGTYQEFDASLQATWQPHTQWTLNAGVKFQGFDVKDDFLAARQAEGGDTLFTQQAVSPGLEASYKVRVFLSEAEIQARLDRYRESLEFFGVPESQILVDLAEEEAKLREEGKIEERTQAWLHDGNGKYSRAQNPCDPANGLLPDNYIEGTCRATNQLNTKVNMRPKTHDHEQGWSPFASVAFSPTPQDRIYYRYSQMLRFPSLFESTLSFSALNNAYTSLKPEATVNHELGYIHHFTHGDLKLAYFHHLTENVIERDDMLRFSNIDSQTLAGLELQANYDDGDWFADLNGAYMLTNKVCDESSVVTRYRPDEPEYYRNCLFGGFPGGYLESQVPPAWSTSLQLGHRFFNRQLEAGIKGAYLAKAKSDEVVQRDDTLTFDAFANYQLSRHIALEVVGTNLTDVYHIDPLVRSSVPAPGRTIKLMLKAKF from the coding sequence GTGAAACTGCAGTCATCGATATTGTGTCTATCGTTAACCTTGGGCGTGCCTTTTTATTCCCCCGTTTATGCCCAAACAGACACGGTAAATACCTACCAGATTCCCGCCGGAGAGCTTGATGCGGTATTAAAAGCCTTTGCGCTGGCATCGGGTATCGAATTTCATCTGGATGCGCGTTTGTCCGAAGGTTTTTACAGTGCGGGGCTCGACGGACAGTTTACTCCAGAGCAAGGCCTCAACACCCTGCTGACCAGTACGGGGTTGACGGCACACCGACAAGCCGATGGCAGCTATCAAATTACCGACAGCACAGAGTCGCTGACGCTCGATACCCTAGATGTGTCGTTTTCGGAAGGGGATATTAGCCGCGATGAAGCGGGTAAATATGCTGTTTACGATGACAACCGGTCAACGGTGTACGCGGGCAAAAAAGAGGTTGAGCGATATAAAGGTAAAGATGCGGCTGATCTCTTGAAAGGTATGCCCAATGTGTACAGTGGCGATGCGCGCAACGGCGGAGGCATTGACCCAAATATTCGTGGTGTCCAAGGGCCGGGTCGTGTGCCTGTTCTCATTGATGGTACAGAGCAAGGGCTGACTGTCTGGCGTGGCTATCGCGGTGTCTCGAATCGCAGCTATATTGATCCCAACTTAATTGGTGGTGTGCAGGTCATCAAAGGCCCCAATACTGTGGCGAATGTCAAAACATCCACAGGCGGCGCGGTGGTCGTCAATACCCTCTCTGCGCAAGATATTTTGCTGCCGGGAAAAGACTTTGGCGGTGAGTTCTTGATTGAAGGTAGCAACAATGCGGTTGCGCCCACATTAGGGACCTTATACACAGGGCAAGACTATCGAGAAGTCGACGGGTTTCCGTCCACGCCACAATACCCTTACGCCGATCCTTCGCTTTGGCAGCCGATGAGCCACAACAAGAACAACAATCCTTTCTCGGGGGATGACTACGCTTACCGTCTTGCGCTGGCGAAACGAGGCGAAAGCATGGAATGGTTAGCTGCTTACGCTTATCGCTATAAAGGCAATTATTATGGGGGCAAACATGATAGTGGTTTTTATAAAAGCGGCGATTCGAAAGAAGCCTATATGACCAAGATCGATCCAGAGACCTTGGCTCTGCGCCATCTGCCGGGCGCGGAAATTCCCAATACGTCCAGCGAAACCGAATCTGTGTTGCTGAAAAGTACATTCCTTTTCGAGGGCGCGCAGCAATTGAGCCTTGGCGCGCGCTACACCGATGCCGAGTATGGTGAAATCATGGCGAGCCGCTCTGGCGACTTAGTCGATGGCAATAAAATGGCGCAATGGCCACTTAGCCGCGTGCGAGCGCAAGCTTATAACCTTGATTATCATTGGTCGCCAAAGGACCCTTGGATTGATTTAACGGCCAAGTTATGGACCACCTACACCGTCAGCGATACCAATACCCGAGGTGGGTTTCCTAACTATGCCAATAACCATGACCTGTTACCGGGCTACAGCACCCTGTTGCGCAATACTGCTGCGTCCAATGCAAAAGATAGCCGTATTGGCCTGAATATCAGCAATACCATGGCGTTCAGTGACACCTTATCTATGACTGCCGCAGGACGATATCAATACCGAGAGCAACGTTCTGATGATACTTATGATGCGAACAAAGCCGATGGTTGGGTGCACTTTCCACAAGAAGGGACCTATCAAGAATTTGATGCCAGCTTACAAGCCACTTGGCAGCCACATACCCAATGGACGCTTAACGCTGGTGTGAAGTTTCAAGGCTTTGATGTCAAAGATGACTTCCTTGCAGCGCGCCAAGCCGAAGGGGGCGATACCCTGTTCACGCAGCAGGCTGTCTCGCCGGGGCTTGAAGCCAGCTATAAAGTGCGGGTGTTCTTGAGTGAGGCTGAAATTCAGGCGAGGTTGGACCGTTATCGCGAAAGTTTGGAATTTTTTGGGGTGCCTGAAAGCCAGATATTGGTTGATCTTGCAGAAGAAGAAGCCAAGCTGCGCGAAGAAGGTAAAATAGAAGAGCGCACACAAGCTTGGTTACATGATGGAAACGGTAAATATAGCCGTGCGCAAAACCCCTGTGACCCCGCTAACGGACTATTACCCGACAACTACATTGAAGGGACGTGTCGTGCGACCAATCAATTGAATACCAAAGTGAATATGCGTCCCAAAACACACGATCACGAGCAGGGTTGGTCACCGTTTGCCTCCGTGGCATTTTCTCCCACGCCGCAAGACCGTATTTACTATCGCTACAGCCAAATGTTGCGCTTTCCAAGCCTCTTTGAAAGCACACTTAGCTTTTCCGCGTTAAATAATGCGTATACCAGCCTCAAACCCGAAGCAACGGTGAATCACGAGTTAGGCTACATTCATCATTTTACTCACGGTGATCTGAAACTGGCTTACTTTCACCACCTCACTGAAAACGTGATCGAGCGAGATGACATGCTGCGCTTTAGCAATATTGATTCGCAGACGCTGGCAGGGTTGGAGCTGCAAGCGAACTACGATGATGGTGATTGGTTTGCCGATTTAAATGGCGCTTACATGCTCACCAATAAAGTCTGTGATGAGAGCTCCGTCGTCACACGTTATCGCCCCGACGAGCCAGAATATTATCGCAATTGTCTGTTTGGCGGTTTTCCTGGCGGATATTTAGAATCGCAAGTCCCCCCAGCGTGGTCGACGTCGCTGCAACTGGGCCATCGCTTTTTCAATCGTCAGTTAGAAGCTGGGATCAAAGGCGCGTACCTTGCCAAAGCCAAGTCAGATGAGGTGGTCCAGCGCGACGATACCTTAACGTTTGATGCATTTGCCAATTATCAGCTATCACGCCACATCGCGCTTGAAGTCGTAGGGACCAATTTAACCGATGTCTACCACATTGACCCACTGGTGCGTTCCAGTGTACCGGCGCCAGGGCGGACTATTAAATTGATGCTAAAAGCAAAATTTTAA
- a CDS encoding sigma-70 family RNA polymerase sigma factor yields the protein MIGSQQALHQGVTSLYVSHQRWLSGFIQRRMGCPSTSADLVQDTYLRLLNSGRLPDTDSARAYLTHIAKGLIIDWYRRRRVEQAYLDYLQAQPELMASSPEQHQQTMEALVAVDALLGHLPVKVRQALLMRQLEGMSYKDIAKALSVSVSSVEKYVAKALAACVLAAQE from the coding sequence ATGATAGGGAGTCAGCAGGCGTTACATCAGGGTGTTACCTCGCTGTATGTGTCACATCAGCGCTGGCTTTCGGGCTTTATTCAGCGACGAATGGGTTGCCCGTCAACGTCGGCAGATTTAGTTCAAGACACCTATTTGCGTTTGCTTAACTCTGGCCGTTTGCCTGATACAGACAGTGCGCGTGCTTACCTTACCCATATCGCCAAAGGCTTGATCATCGATTGGTATCGCCGTCGTCGCGTTGAGCAAGCTTACTTAGACTATCTGCAAGCGCAGCCAGAACTCATGGCCAGCTCGCCCGAGCAACACCAACAAACCATGGAAGCCTTGGTGGCGGTTGATGCGTTATTAGGGCATTTACCGGTCAAGGTGCGGCAGGCTTTGCTGATGCGCCAGCTCGAGGGAATGAGCTATAAAGACATCGCAAAGGCGCTTTCTGTCTCGGTTTCCTCGGTAGAGAAATATGTTGCCAAGGCACTGGCTGCCTGTGTACTCGCCGCGCAAGAGTGA